A window of Candidatus Zixiibacteriota bacterium genomic DNA:
AGCGCGAGCAGACAGAAGTTGATACCTGTGTGCAGGCACTGAATCTCATTCGAAATGACACCTAAAAATCTTTTTATACCTTTAACTCCTCAGATAATTTCTCTGCATACCGATCGGTCATCCCGGCGATATAATCAGCAACGACAATTTCCTTTTCTTCAGTCAGAAGCATCTCTTTGAACCGGGCAGGCATTCGCTCAGGCGCATCCGAGAGCTTGCCATAGAGGGTTGTCAGAATCTTCCGCGAGCGATCGGACAGTTCTATAAGTGTCGGATGCCGGTAGAGCCGTTTGCCAAGAAACTGTTTCAACTCTTTCACCCGGTCAGCTGTCGTGGCGGAGTATCGGCATATCTTTTCCGTTGACCGTCTCAGCGTATCAGTATCAGTAATTTCGGCGTTTTCAATTTGCCGCTCGGTTTCATCAAGTACATCGGTTGCGAGCCTGTCGACAAGCCAACGCACCAGAGCGTGACGTTTTTGGTCAGGCGCGAGCGATGACAGGCGCAGACTCTTGTCAAAGGGCCCAATTCGTTCAGGGTGCGAGAGCCAAATCGAGAGGTCACGAAGGTCATCGATTGAAATAAGACCGGCGCGGACGCCATCGTCTATATCGTGGGCGCTGTAGGCGATTTCGTCGACAATATCAACAAGCGATGCTTCAAGTGTTGGCCGCAGTTCCGGCGAGAATTCTTTTGGGATTGATTTATGCGTGCTCTCGTGCTTTACAATTCCTTCACGAACCTCGTAAGATAAATTGAGTCCTGGATGTTCAGGATAGCGTTGCTCGAGCAGATCGACAACGCGCAAAGACTGCAAATTATGATAAAACCCGCCATAGCCGGTCATAAGCTCATTTAACGCTTCCTCGCCGGAATGTCCAAACGGGGTATGGCCCAAATCATGCACCAGCGCGATTGCTTCGGTAAGGTCTTCGTTCAGCCGTAAATTTCTCGCGAGGGTGCGGCTAATTTGCGCGACTTCCATTGTATGCGTGAGCCTTGTACGGAAATGATCCCCTTCATGGGGAAGAAAAACCTGTGTCTTGTATTCCATCCGCCGAAAGGCAGAACAGTGAACAATCCTGTCACGGTCGCGTTGAAATGAAGTCCTATACGCATGTTCTGCCATGGGATATACTCTGCCGCGTGATGCTGATGCCAGCGATGCGTAAGGTGCGAGTTCCCGCTCCTCCCGCGCTTCAATTTCAACTCGTCCCAGCAGGCTCATTCCCAATCCTCCGTCTGCTTTGTCCTTTGTCCGTACCC
This region includes:
- a CDS encoding deoxyguanosinetriphosphate triphosphohydrolase, which encodes MSLLGRVEIEAREERELAPYASLASASRGRVYPMAEHAYRTSFQRDRDRIVHCSAFRRMEYKTQVFLPHEGDHFRTRLTHTMEVAQISRTLARNLRLNEDLTEAIALVHDLGHTPFGHSGEEALNELMTGYGGFYHNLQSLRVVDLLEQRYPEHPGLNLSYEVREGIVKHESTHKSIPKEFSPELRPTLEASLVDIVDEIAYSAHDIDDGVRAGLISIDDLRDLSIWLSHPERIGPFDKSLRLSSLAPDQKRHALVRWLVDRLATDVLDETERQIENAEITDTDTLRRSTEKICRYSATTADRVKELKQFLGKRLYRHPTLIELSDRSRKILTTLYGKLSDAPERMPARFKEMLLTEEKEIVVADYIAGMTDRYAEKLSEELKV